A window of Mucilaginibacter sp. PAMC 26640 contains these coding sequences:
- a CDS encoding 50S ribosomal protein L13: MNTLSYKTVSANKKTVSKEWVVVDANNEILGRLCTKIAMMIRGKHKPGFTPHVDCGDNVIVINADKVKLTGNKFSDKTYVSYTGYPGGQRFISPKELMAKHPERVIEKAVRGMLPKNRLGRAIYGNLHVYAGAEHPHAAQNPTTI; the protein is encoded by the coding sequence GTGAATACGTTAAGTTACAAAACTGTCTCAGCCAACAAGAAAACCGTTAGTAAAGAATGGGTTGTTGTTGATGCAAACAATGAGATTTTGGGGCGCTTGTGTACTAAGATCGCGATGATGATCAGAGGTAAGCACAAGCCAGGGTTCACCCCACACGTAGACTGCGGAGATAATGTAATTGTTATCAATGCAGACAAGGTAAAACTGACAGGAAACAAGTTTAGCGATAAAACTTATGTTTCTTACACCGGTTACCCGGGTGGTCAGCGTTTCATTTCTCCAAAAGAGTTAATGGCAAAGCATCCTGAGCGTGTGATTGAAAAAGCCGTACGTGGTATGTTACCTAAAAATCGTTTAGGCCGTGCTATTTATGGTAACCTGCATGTTTACGCAGGTGCAGAGCATCCTCATGCAGCTCAAAATCCAACAACCATTTAA